The stretch of DNA AATCTCGGACTGTCTCCGTCATTTACGTGTAGCGCGAATCTTGATGCTCCCGGAGGAAGAATAGGGGCAACAGCCGATCCACCTGCAGCAGGCCCTCCCGGCTGAGTTCCAATTCTTCGGGGGAGGCCGTCATGTAGCCCTCCCCGGCCAGTTCGCCGATGGGATCCGCGAACCTCTCGAGAATGTCCACTTGGAATTTGTTCCGAAAATACCCGGTCCGGACCCGGCCCAGCTTCAACTGCAGGATCAGCTCCCGGATCAGGCGCTCCTCACCGGTCGGCGTCAGGGCGCGGTGCAAGGGGAGCTCCCCCTGGTCCAGGCGGCGCAGGTAGGGTCCCATGTCGTGCTCGTTCTGGAAATGGGTCCCTCCCACGTGGGAGAAGGAAGCCACTCCCAGGGCCATCATGTCGGCCCCCGACCAGAGCTGGTCCCGGTAGAGGAACCGGCTCCGTTCCGGCGATCGGACGGCGGTGTAGGCGCTGGCCACGTGGTAGCCGTTTTGTTCCAGTTCCTGGAAAGCCAGGTCCACCCAGCGGCGCTTGGTGGGCCAGTCGGCCACGGGCGCCCGAGTCTGCCCCTGGTCGCGCATACGCTGGTAGATGGTGGTGTTGAAGGGAATCTCCATCTGGTAGACGGTGACGCTGTCGGGTTGAAGCTGGAGGGTGTTCTCCACGCACCGGCGCCAGTTCTCCTCCGTCTCGTCCAACATCCCGGCAATGAGATCGATGTTGACCTGGGGGAAGTCGAGCCGGCTGGCCCGCTCGTAGACGTCCCAGATCTCGCGGGAACGGTGCGCCCGGCCGTTGATCTCCAGGACATGGTCGTCGAAGTTCTCCACCCCCAGGCTGAGGCGGGTGACGCCGAGGTCGCGCAGAAGCTCCAGCTTCCCCGGCGTCAGCGTGCCGGGCTCGCATTCGAAGGTGATCTCCCGGGCGTGATCCCAGGAGAAATGCTGCTTCAACTCCTCGACCAGGGCCGAGAGTTGCCGGGTGGAGAGGTAGGACGGAGTCCCGCCTCCGAAGTAGATGAAGTCCAGTTCCCGGCCGTTCACAAAAGGAAGCCGGGAGTAGAGGTCCAGCTCCCGGACCAGTGCGTCCAGATAGCCCAGGATCTCCCGGGAACCCTTGCCCGTATAGACCTTGAAATAGCAGAAATGGCAGCGCTTGCGGCAGAAGGGGATGTGGAGGTAGAGGCCCAGCGGTGTCTCGGGGTCCGCGGGGCGCGCCAAAGCCGCCAGTGCGTCCGTCACGCCCTCCGGCTTCCAGAAGGAGAAAGGGGGATAGTTGGCGATGAAGTAGTTGCTGGCGACGGTGTCCTTGTCCGATTGCATCACGCAAGCCCGGCCGCGGCGGGGCCGGATCGCCTGCCGCCGCGCGGGGTCATTCTATCAGACGGAATTTGGCGGACGGGTGGAGGGGAGACTTCCAGTCGTCCTGCACTCATTGCCAGATGTCCACTTCGGAGTTCGGCGGTTGGAAACCGGCCGCTCCCGGCGACGGGGAGGTCGCCGCTATTCCGAACGGAGGGAGGCGATGACGGGGGTGCGGATGGCGGCGGCGACGGCGGCCAGCGAGGCCAGCAGCCCCACCAGGAGGACCAGGCCGGCGAGGGCTCCGGTGGGGGCCAGGGCGGGGCCCAGGTCGCGGGCGAGGAGAACCGGGGCCACAGCGACCAGGGCCGAGGAGACCCCCGTCACCAGGGCGAAACCCACCAGCAGCAGGTTCTCGGCCAGCACCATGGCGCCAAGGTGGCCCGGTCCGTAGCCGACGGCCCGCATCAAGGCCAGCTCTCTGCGGCGCTCCAGGACGTTTCGGAGCAGGATCACCGCGGTTCCCAACGTTCCCAGCAGCAGGCCCAGCGCCCCCAGGCTCTGGAAGGTGGACAGGTACGTATTCTCGACCCGGTGGAAGCTGGCCAGGCGGTCGGCGGTGGAGGTGGCGTCGAACCCGTAGTCGGAGAGGCTCCGCTCCAGGCGTTCAACCCAGTCCCCGTCCTCGCGGTCGGGAGTCTCGATGAGGAAGTAGCGGTAACCCTGCTGTTTCGGGAACAGCTTCAGGAAGTTCCGCTCGGAGATCACGATCTCGCCTTGCAGAACGCTGTCGGACAGGGCTCCCACCAGCTTCAGCCGGACCGGCTCCCCTTCCGCCCGGTTCAGAACGATCTTTTCTCCGAGGCCGGTGTGCAGCGAATACGCCATTGAGGTGGCGTCGGCGATGGCGGGAATCGCCGAGTCTTCCGGGTCCGCCTCCAGCAGGCGCCACGGATTGTCCTGGTCTTCGGAAGCCAGCGAAGAACTGAAGCTGAAGCGTCCCAGGTCCAGAAAGGCGGATGGTGCGCCCAGGATTCTCGGGTTGGCCGGGCGATAGAGATTGCGGCAACTGGCGTCGTCCCCGGGACGGAGCCGGAACGACCAGAAGCGGAGCTTTTCCCGAGAGGGCAGCCGGTCCAGGTTCAGTTCGGGTGCGCTCTCCGGGTCGTCGGGGTCCTGGAAGAAGGGAAGCGACGACTCGGCCGCCAGGGAGAATCCGCCGGTTCCCGACCCGGGCGCCAGGGAGGGGCCACCCTCGCGGCGAAAGACTCCCACCGTCACGATGATGAAGGAGGCCAGCGCGATGAGGCCGATGGAGAGGAGGGCCCGGCCCGGCCGGTAGCTCATGTTCCGGAGTCCGATCCGGCTCAGGGCCGCGATCCCCCGTCCCTGGAATCGCAGCGCCCGGTCCGAGGCAAGAAACCACCACTGGAACGCCAGGAGAGAGACCAGCAGCAGGGCGCCGGAGCCGAAGAATCCGGCCGTCTGGCCGATCCAGTCCTGGATCGCCGCCAGCAGGAAGATCAGTCCGGCCGCTCCCAGCGCCAGCGCCGCCAGCAGGGACCGCCGTCCGGAGCCGGGGGCCAGCGGCTCCTTCTCGCCCGCCAGCAGGAGCCGGGGAGGCGCCTTGCCGAGCCTTCGAAGGGTCAGCAGGATACAGGCGAAGGCGGCCGCCACCCCGGCGGCGGCCCCAACCAGAAGGGTCGCCGGTTCCACGTGCAGGGTCAGCCTGGTGGTTCCCACCGCCGAGATCCAGCGGGTTCGCAGGCCCCACATCATCAGCCAGCCGTAGGCGGCGGCTCCCGCCAGGCCCACCAGGCTCCCGGCGAGGGCCAGGACCAGGCCTTCAGCCGCGAAGATGCGCCGGATCAGAGGTTCCGAAATCCCCAGGGCCTTGAACAGGCCGACTTGGCGCAGCCGCTGCTCCAGGCCCAGCTTGAAGAAAAGGACGGTCAGGAGCAGGGCGGAGACGACCAGGAAGAAACTGAAGTAGAGGAAGTACTCGCCGAAGTCGGTGCTCCCGCGCGACGCCTCGATGCCGGTGACCCTGACCGGGTGCAGGGCGAATCCCATGTTCTCGGGGGTGAGGTTTGCCAGCAGGCTCGTCCGAAAGCGGTCGAGAGTCTCGCCCAGCGTGAGTTCGTCCGGTTTCCCGAAGCGCAGCGAGGTCACGTCGCCGAACCGGGACCCCCACAGCTTCTGGACGGTTTCAAGAGGGAGAAACGCCTTGGGGGTGGTGCGGTAGCGTTCCCAATAATCTTCGTCCTGATGCCGGATCCTCGAGAGGTCGACGGGGAAGGGCGGGTCCCAATGGGAGATGGACTCGGTCCGGCTGATGCCCTCGAATTCGGGAACCAGGTCCCGGTCCGCGGCCGGGCCGGAGAGGGGAACGACCCCGGCCACCCGGAATTCCGCCGTCTGCGTCGAGAGCCCCCGTCGGTAATCCCAAAGGAAATACTCCAGTGTCACAGGTGTTCCGGGGCCGATCCCCAGATCCCGGGAGGTCCAGTCGTTGAGCCAGATCGGCGCGGGAGAACCCTCCTCTTGGGAATCTGATGCCGCGCCCCCCGAGATCAGGGCCAGGTGGTCCGATTCGAGCCCCGTCACCAGAGAGTAGGGGACACTCTTCTCGCCATGGGCAATGGAGTTGACGACGTAGCTGAAGATGGGCCGGGGCTTCAGGTTCAGGGCGGCGCCCGCCCGCCGGGCCGCGGCAACCACGGGTTGCTCCAGCAGGCCCCCTTCATGCTCCAACGAGAGGCAGGAGCAATGTTCCAGGGCCCGGATCCGGAGTCCGGCATCGTCCGGAGTGAAGGATTTCCGGAGCATTCCAGAAAGCCGGTTCCCGTCATTCCCGGACGGGTTCTCGCTTTCGGACAGGAGCAGCGCGTTGACCCGGCCCTCCTGTTCCAGGGCCCGCTGAATCTCGGCCAGGGGCAGAAACAGGGTCCGGACTGCGGCGCCTCGATGCAGGATCGAGAACTCTCCCAGGTTCTCCGGCTGCAGGACGCGGCTGCCCCGGACCCTCAGCGTGGTTCCCGAGGAGTCCCTCCGGCCATGAAGAGTTTCGGCCGGAGTCGCAGCCTGCTGCTGCAGCGTCACCAGCAGACTGTCCCCTTCCTTCCAATCCAGCTCCCGCGCCAATTCGGGACTGAGGAGGGCGCTGCGGCGGTCCAGGGGCTCGGACGGCTGTCCGTGGAATGCCCAGAACCGCTCGTCCACTCCGTAGACCTGGACCCGGGACGCCAGTCGCCGGGTGCCGGCGTGAACCACGGCGCCTTCCGCCGCCATGAGGGGACAGACGCCCCCGAAAGCCTGGGAGAAGCCGGGATGGGCCTGGAGTCTCCGGGCCAGATCCTCGGGGAAGGGCATGGAGGCCGTGACGGCGGTGTGCGTCTTGCCCAAGCGCTCCAGCACCAGCGCCCTGAGGCTGGAGCGGACCGAATCTCCCACCAGGAGGGCGCCGGCCAGCGTGGCGACGCTCACGGCCACACCCCCGATGATGGCCAGTTGGGTGGGCCAGAAGTGGACGAGGCTTCGTATGACGACCCGGCGGAGCCTCATCGCGGGTGGAGCCGGCATTCGCGGAGCTCATAACGGTTGGGAAACCGCGCCGCCAGCTCCAGATTGTGGGTGACCACCATGAGAATCGTGCGCCGGCGCCCGTGCAGCTCCAACAGGAGGTCGCTGACGGTTTCCGCCGACCGGCGGTCCAGGTTGCCGGTGGGCTCGTCGCAGAGCAGCAGAAAAGGATCCAGGATCAAGGCCCGGGCCAGGGCCGCGCGCTGTTTCTCCCCGCCCGAGAGTTCCCAGGGCCGGTGATCGAGGCGACCGCCGAGACCCACCCGTTCCAGCAGGCCGCGGGCCTTGCGCACCTGATCCCCGCCGTTGGACCGGGCGCGGGTGACCAGGGTCGGTATCAGGACGTTTTCCAGGACGGAGCATTGGGGCAGGAGGCAGTGATCCTGGAAGACAAAACCCACCTGCCGGTTCCTGAATTGGGCCAGTTCTCCCGGCTCCAATTCGAACGGATTCTGCCCCTCCAGCCGGACGGTGCCGGCCGTGGGCGGCTCCAGAGCTCCCAGGATGTAAAGCAGCGTGCTCTTGCCGCTACCGGAGGGTCCCACGATCGAAACCGCGTCTCCCCGGGAGAGGGACAATGAAACTCCTGACAGCACCGGAAGGGTGCCCCGGGGCGTGGCGTAGTCCTTGCTCAGCTCCCGGACCTGCAGGCCGCCCGGTCCCCGGGGAGAGCTGCCGCTCCCGGCGGGCATGCGTCCGGGTTTGGACGGACTGGTCAGGCGCTCGTAGGACTGCAGCGTGGCGGCCGCCATTTGACGCGCGTCGTAGTGCGCCCGAACTCCTTCCCGCCCGCGCCGGCCCAACTCGGCTGTCCGTTCCGGATCGCGTTGGAGATCCAGAATCCCGCGAGCCAGGTCGGCGGAGTCGTCCGGCTCCACCAGCAGGCCGCCGCCGGTGGCCGCGAGGATCTCCGGGAAGACCCCGCGCCTCGGCTGGACCACGGGAATGCCGCAGGCCTGAGCCTCCAGCGTGTAGAGTCCCCTGGGTTCGTCGTAGCAGGCGGGCACCGAGAGAACGTCCAATTCCTGCAGGAACCGGATCTTCTCCGCACGACTCAGGCTGCCCCGGTACTGGAAGCTGTCCTCCAGGCCCCACCGGCGCATCTTCTTCCTGATCCCTTGCAGATAGCCGGAATGATCGGTGGACGGATCACCCGCCACCAGCAGGCGCGTGCTGCCCGGACCCGACTTGCGGGCGACGCCGCGATACGCTTCACAGAGGAGGTGCAACCCCTTCTCGGGCGCGATCCGGGCCAGGTATCCCACGGTGAAGGGACGGGACGGCGCGGAGTCGCGCGGCTGAAAGTCGTCGACGTGGATTCCCGAACGGATTACGCCGACCTTGGAGCCGGGGAGTTCCAGGTAGTCCCGCATCGCTCGGGCGTGGTAGCGGCTCACGGCGTGGAACTGATCGATGAACTCGGCATTGGCCCGGATCCTCTCCTGGGCCTGGGACCGGTAGGGTTCGTTCAACGCCTTCAGGAACAGGTCCTCGCCCTGGAGGGTGCAGCAGACGGGGCAGGACAGGGCCTTTTTCAAGGCGGGAGCCAGTCCGCTGAGCAGACTGTTCCCCAGGTGGACCATGTCCGGACGGCGGCGGCTTCGGAGCCAACTCAACAGCTTCTCCAGTTCCTTGCGCTGAAAACCCGATTCTCCCCTGAGGACCGAGACTGCGGTCTCCCCCAGTTCGCCGGGGTCGGTCCGGGTTCCCCAGCGGCCGGCCGAGTTCAGCAGCCAGGAGGAGTCCAGGAACCGATCCAGAAACCAGGGAGTCGAACGGAAGAAGGAAAAACGCTGCTGCAGGTAGACGTTGACGCCGCCGAAGAAGGTGGTCCCAAGACTCACGTTGGGTTCGTCGGTGACGGTCGGAGTGTAGAGGGGAACCAACTCGACGTCGTGTCCCCGGGCCAGGAGGTCGGAGGCCAGGGTGTTGTCCCGAAAGCAGGCCCCGCAGTATCTGCCGCCTGCGCCCGCCGTGATGTACACGACCCTCATGGGAAGAAGATTACGCCGGGGCCGGTCCCCGCTGCAAGATGTGGAAATTCCGGTGGGCGCAATTCGTTTCCGCGTGGAGACTTCGGGGACGGGCTGGTAACATGAGCCCGCCTCGACCGGCTACCCGAACGTTGGATGGAATCCATGCCATTGGGACTGAAACATCGAACCGAGTTGATCCTGATTCTCCTGCTCTGCGCCGGGGGTACGCTTCAGGGCCAGACCGTTGAAGGCTCGCTGAGGCTGCTGATCGGGGACGGAACCGGTCCTGTGGAGGGAGCCGCTGCCGAGGTGGTCCAAGAGGAAACAAACCGCCGGCGAACCGGAGTCGCCGACCGGGACGGCCACCTGCTGATCCCGCTTCTTACGTCCGGAACCTACCGTCTGGAAATCGCCCACGCCGGCTACCGGAAGCATGTGGAGAAGTTCTCCCTGCGGGTCAACGAGCGGTTGGAGCTTCGAGTAACGCTGCAGCCGGGCGAACTGACCGAGGAGGTATTGGTCGTGGAGAGCCGCGGGTGGCTCAAGCGGGACTCATTGGCGTTGGGAAGCGTCATCGAGAACTCACAGGTCGCGGGCCTCCCACTGGATGGGAGGAACTTCTTCGAGTTGAGCCTGCTGCTCCCGGGGAGC from Acidobacteriota bacterium encodes:
- a CDS encoding coproporphyrinogen-III oxidase family protein, producing the protein MQSDKDTVASNYFIANYPPFSFWKPEGVTDALAALARPADPETPLGLYLHIPFCRKRCHFCYFKVYTGKGSREILGYLDALVRELDLYSRLPFVNGRELDFIYFGGGTPSYLSTRQLSALVEELKQHFSWDHAREITFECEPGTLTPGKLELLRDLGVTRLSLGVENFDDHVLEINGRAHRSREIWDVYERASRLDFPQVNIDLIAGMLDETEENWRRCVENTLQLQPDSVTVYQMEIPFNTTIYQRMRDQGQTRAPVADWPTKRRWVDLAFQELEQNGYHVASAYTAVRSPERSRFLYRDQLWSGADMMALGVASFSHVGGTHFQNEHDMGPYLRRLDQGELPLHRALTPTGEERLIRELILQLKLGRVRTGYFRNKFQVDILERFADPIGELAGEGYMTASPEELELSREGLLQVDRLLPLFFLREHQDSRYT
- a CDS encoding ABC transporter permease, whose translation is MPAPPAMRLRRVVIRSLVHFWPTQLAIIGGVAVSVATLAGALLVGDSVRSSLRALVLERLGKTHTAVTASMPFPEDLARRLQAHPGFSQAFGGVCPLMAAEGAVVHAGTRRLASRVQVYGVDERFWAFHGQPSEPLDRRSALLSPELARELDWKEGDSLLVTLQQQAATPAETLHGRRDSSGTTLRVRGSRVLQPENLGEFSILHRGAAVRTLFLPLAEIQRALEQEGRVNALLLSESENPSGNDGNRLSGMLRKSFTPDDAGLRIRALEHCSCLSLEHEGGLLEQPVVAAARRAGAALNLKPRPIFSYVVNSIAHGEKSVPYSLVTGLESDHLALISGGAASDSQEEGSPAPIWLNDWTSRDLGIGPGTPVTLEYFLWDYRRGLSTQTAEFRVAGVVPLSGPAADRDLVPEFEGISRTESISHWDPPFPVDLSRIRHQDEDYWERYRTTPKAFLPLETVQKLWGSRFGDVTSLRFGKPDELTLGETLDRFRTSLLANLTPENMGFALHPVRVTGIEASRGSTDFGEYFLYFSFFLVVSALLLTVLFFKLGLEQRLRQVGLFKALGISEPLIRRIFAAEGLVLALAGSLVGLAGAAAYGWLMMWGLRTRWISAVGTTRLTLHVEPATLLVGAAAGVAAAFACILLTLRRLGKAPPRLLLAGEKEPLAPGSGRRSLLAALALGAAGLIFLLAAIQDWIGQTAGFFGSGALLLVSLLAFQWWFLASDRALRFQGRGIAALSRIGLRNMSYRPGRALLSIGLIALASFIIVTVGVFRREGGPSLAPGSGTGGFSLAAESSLPFFQDPDDPESAPELNLDRLPSREKLRFWSFRLRPGDDASCRNLYRPANPRILGAPSAFLDLGRFSFSSSLASEDQDNPWRLLEADPEDSAIPAIADATSMAYSLHTGLGEKIVLNRAEGEPVRLKLVGALSDSVLQGEIVISERNFLKLFPKQQGYRYFLIETPDREDGDWVERLERSLSDYGFDATSTADRLASFHRVENTYLSTFQSLGALGLLLGTLGTAVILLRNVLERRRELALMRAVGYGPGHLGAMVLAENLLLVGFALVTGVSSALVAVAPVLLARDLGPALAPTGALAGLVLLVGLLASLAAVAAAIRTPVIASLRSE
- a CDS encoding ABC transporter ATP-binding protein: MPAGSGSSPRGPGGLQVRELSKDYATPRGTLPVLSGVSLSLSRGDAVSIVGPSGSGKSTLLYILGALEPPTAGTVRLEGQNPFELEPGELAQFRNRQVGFVFQDHCLLPQCSVLENVLIPTLVTRARSNGGDQVRKARGLLERVGLGGRLDHRPWELSGGEKQRAALARALILDPFLLLCDEPTGNLDRRSAETVSDLLLELHGRRRTILMVVTHNLELAARFPNRYELRECRLHPR